A genomic region of Cannabis sativa cultivar Pink pepper isolate KNU-18-1 chromosome 1, ASM2916894v1, whole genome shotgun sequence contains the following coding sequences:
- the LOC133029940 gene encoding uncharacterized protein LOC133029940 has product MSSGKPATVTTCFSLSFSLYVLERVLLEKNGTEVGTSYMHSLVDIRSIKKKNWAAMGYRYLMSSLHRYKTKNTKNVSGCTIFLQLVYLTHVDWTATHVDRTVAPIDFWTTKHCKSVYKWIRDQGGHTSGKVLSTYLGKGTMKEVLEIPETSKVQRSLSFNGETEKKDDVGVEEKDGEGTKDQLEEDVDDVESVPSLNLSEEKVVVPTKVVVSDDSFEVMNFWGEDLPAIVKEEVEQTVKDDFDDAAFERFKECGGKVIGPFTVKKGYSNQQYELFRYIFSSANDPSEVLAHFGKVEVERRYFKCMKPETDISNSVIDCFAQIMNFREKKRNGIGSKRTWFMPTRISSKLLGRTMTVERMAKEQEWSTLYYDADLSLCHTMVVPLLDTDSAPHWFAANVSMVNTTVEIRDSLSSAMHKRSRRSTCVEMLQTLDQLFAPVKPGDLNFSEFVIISSSKDYPQQQNGHDCGMFVMKYMESLFEENEILEEFDPIEARLDCVGKIVTHESNKAKHAVMEGVKKQFGLSKTKVLPSTSTTIPLRSPSRSPRDPRFSTAKARSENMWTGKSKSPKTRHSKRNLAISNK; this is encoded by the exons ATGAGCTCAGGGAAACCAGCGACAGTGACTACCTGTTTCTCATTAAGTTTCTCCTTGTACGTATTGGAGCGTGTTCTTCTTGAGAAGAATGGTACCGAGGTCGGCACTAGCTACATGCATTCTTTAGTTGACATAAGGTcaattaagaagaagaattgGGCGGCTATGGGATATCGATATCTAATGAGCTCTCTACACCGGTACAAGACGAAGAACACCAAAAATGTCTCAGGTTGCACGATATTTTTACAG CTTGTATATTTGACGCACGTAGACTGGACTGCTACTCACGTGGACCGAACTGTGGCTCCAATTGACTTTTGGACCACAAAACACTGCAAGTCAGTGTACAAGTGGATTCGAGACCAGGGTGGTCACACAAGTGGAAAG GTACTCTCCACTTACCTTGGGAAGGGGACTATGAAAGAAGTGTTGGAGATACCTGAGACGAGCAAAGTTCAGCGCTCGCTTTCGTTCAACGGGGAGACCGAGAAGAAGGATGACGTGGGTGTCGAGGAAAAGGATGGTGAAGGGACGAAGGATCAATTGGAAGAGGATGTTGATGATGTAGAGAGTGTCCCTTCACTTAATCTATCAGAAGAGAAGGTCGTTGTTCCAACTAAGGTGGTTGTTTCTGATGATTCGTTTGAGGTTATGAACTTTTGGGGAGAAGATCTCCCCGCTATTGTAAAAGAGGAAGTTGAGCAGACAGTGAaggatgattttgatgatgCTGCGTTCGAAAGATTCAAAGAATGCGGAGGGAAGGTGATTGGTCCGTTCACTGTGAAGAAGGGTTACTCAAATCAACAGTACGAGTTGTTCCGTTACATTTTCTCTAGCGCCAATGATCCGAG TGAAGTGTTAGCCCATTTTGGGAAGGTTGAGGTCGAGCGGAGGTATTTCAAATGCATGAAACCGGAGACCGATATATCAAACAGT GTCATTGATTGCTTTGCTCAAATCATGAATTTTCGAGAGAAGAAGCGCAACGGCATTGGAAGTAAGAGAACTTGGTTTATGCCCACCAGAATTTCG AGCAAGTTACTTGGAAGAACGATGACTGTGGAGAGGATGGCGAAGGAGCAAGAGTGGTCCACTCTTTATTACGATGCAGATTTGAGTTTATGTCACACT ATGGTGGTACCCCTACTGGATACCGATAGTGCTCCGCACTGGTTTGCGGCGAATGTGAGCATGGTTAATACAACAGTGGAAATTAGGGACTCGTTGTCTTCTGCAATGCATAAGAGGTCACGTCGGAGCACCTGCGTAGAGATG CTCCAGACTTTGGACCAATTGTTTGCCCCTGTCAAGCCAGGAGACCTGAATTTCAGCGAGTTTGTAATTATTTCTTCAAGCAAGGACTACCCACAACAACAAAATGGCCACGATTGTGGAATGTTTGTAATGAAGTACATGGAATCACTGTTCGAGGAAAATGAAATATTGGAAGAG TTTGATCCTATTGAAGCCAGACTGGATTGTGTTGGGAAAATTGTCACCCACGAGAGTAACAAGGCTAAACATGCTGTAATGGAGGGAGTTAAGAAGCAATTTGGATTGAGCAAAACCAAAGTTCTTCCATCAACATCTACAACTATACCATTACGTAGTCCATCAAGGTCTCCTCGAGACCCCCGATTCAGCACAGCGAAGGCCAGGTCCGAAAACATGTGGACTGGCAAGAGCAAGTCCCCGAAAACACGTCATTCTAAAAGAAATTTGGCCATAAGTAACAAGTAG